From Candidatus Bathyarchaeota archaeon:
ACCAAGCCAAAAAGATTTTTCAAAATGGTCCCTTTGTCATATCTGCGTAACACATGGGTGCTTACGAAGACGTTAGGTTTGAAAAGTATGTGCGAAAGCCTCATTTTTTCGTTAGCAACCTCCACTTCTTTCATGTCCATGTCATCGGAGAGGTTGAAGGGAACAACTCGTTCAGTGAAGAGTTCCTTCCAGATTTGAAGTCGTTCCGAACCTGTTCCTTTGTAGTTGTCCGACTCGACTAGATAGATCTGTGGTGCTTTATTGAAGCTATTAACGATTGCACTGACCACGCTGATCGTGGGATAATTTATTCTGGGACTTTTGTGGTTAAAGACTCCTACCTTGACAACGACAGATCTTTCCGTCGTGTTTAAATCGTCCATTTTTCCGATAAGCTTGAGCGCGTGGTTAAAGGATTCTTGGGCATCTCCGTTTAACTCAACTATAGCGACCTGTGACGCCAAAAATGACACCTGCAACCAAAGCAGCTATTCGTGTTGGTTTATTAGTGTTGCCAAGCAATATACGCTTTGGAAAGCGGAGAGTTAAGCGAAACCATTCTCGTGCATAGATAGCAAAGCACAAACCTCACATATGTGTCTTTTTGCAGTTTCTTCCGATTTTTCAGTGGTTACTTATTCTTCCTTTTCCAAAGGGGATGAATGCTTGTATTTCTTCGATGGGAATCTTAGAGACCTTTTCTTGGAGGTTTTTGGAAACTTTCTTCTTCAGCACTTGTCGTATCTTGTTCGCCAGCTTACTACTCGAAAGCTCTCCAGGAACTATCTCCACATAAGTGTCAGTTCTACTCCTCACAGCTTCTTTCGGTCCACCCATCACTGTGGGCGGTGTTGCTTTAACGTCAACTCCCATGGCAAGCCGCACCGGAGTTTTTCTGACATAATTTTTCTTGCCACGTATCATGAAAGCTCCTCTCTGAAGGTATTCTCCAGAGGGAGGAGTTTTGCTCACCTGTTCTGGATGCACCCAGTAAACGTCGATTGCGCTGAACTTGGCTTTCCAAGCTCGTGAATGTGAAGCCGCTAGCTGGGCTGCTTCGCTTATTGACTGTTGGGAAGGCGCTTTTCCTTCTGTCTTTATTATCACAAAGGGGGCGCCTGCAATGTCAGCGTGGAAAACCAAGTCGTGGGAGTCTGTGTGTTTTTTTATTAGAATTTCGTTTGTAACAGCGTCTTTTCCGCCGACCACTAGTAAGTTTTCTGAGGTGTAGAACCATCTAAACTTCTCATGCCAAGCCTTCTTCCTTCTCTTAACAATCGGCTTACTAGCTTCCTCAACCACAACTTCTTTCTGCTGTCTCAGTTCTTCAATGCGACTTAACGTTTCTTCCATCGCCTTTTCGGCGCCTTTCACTTTCTTCTCTGCTTTTTTAGCTCGATTATAGTAAGTTGCCGCGTTTTTTTGAACCGAGTCACGAAGCTTGAGAGAAAAAGCCAAGCCTTCAATCGACAAGTTTAGAACCAGCCTCTTCGTATCTAAAGATTCAAAATAAACTGATGGTGCTTTTCCTTTTTTTTTCTTGTCTTTAACCTCAGAAACAATCGCCTGCCATGTCTTTCCGCTTCTCTTTTCATCCATAATTCTCAGCAAAAACGTTTGTAGCAGATGGAAATGAGTGTAAATTTTGTCTCCAACTATTCTCACTCGTGCAGCTTCTTGTCTCGCCTTTTCCAAAGACGCTTGTTGCCCGTTGAGGATTCTCTGCTGTCTAGCTATCTCCTGCTCAGCATTCCCTGACACTGCTGTAGCTTTTCGCTCGACAAAGGTTTTTGCGTAATACTCGTCTAAGGCTTCATTGAAGCTTCTAAACTTCTTGCACTTTAACTCATCATATTTCCTTAATGGGATGGGAACTACGTCAATCCATTTTCCTCTTCTATCCATTACTATACAAGGTTTAAACTTTCCAGTTTCAAGCTGAGAAACAATCTCGCTAAGGGCTGTGAAGATTTTATTAAAATCACTATTTTTCAGCGATTCACATCTCTTGTTTTTATCCACTTGTGCACGGAGAAGAATCTCTTCAGCGTACATGCCACCGATGCTCAAAAACTTTGTAAGTGCCTTAACCACCTCTAAACCATCGAACTTTGTTAGTTTAAGCAAATCCGACGGCTTGAGGTGTAGAGGATTTTTTCCGCTAGAAGGCGCCTGTTGAAAAGGTTCTCTTCGTAAAATGTTTCGGTCACGCATCCTCTTAAACATGAGAGCCTGTTGGATAACCTCTTGAGCGTCAACGAGTATTACATTGCCGTCGGCAAACAACTCTAAAACCAGCTTAG
This genomic window contains:
- a CDS encoding DUF362 domain-containing protein is translated as MASQVAIVELNGDAQESFNHALKLIGKMDDLNTTERSVVVKVGVFNHKSPRINYPTISVVSAIVNSFNKAPQIYLVESDNYKGTGSERLQIWKELFTERVVPFNLSDDMDMKEVEVANEKMRLSHILFKPNVFVSTHVLRRYDKGTILKNLFGLVPDRKKARLHKKLVAVLLDAYEAIGGVDLAVIDATRTYSGAAAIKALNTNFLVMGRDAVAVETVGAILVGLKPEKMQVIQEAVKRGLGEGDIEKIEVLGNPIESIKERLRQL
- the rqcH gene encoding ribosome rescue protein RqcH, producing MKKTLTSFDIAAVVLELKEQLKGARIQNIYQIKGKTVILKLHQANQPALNLLIEAGKCLHLTSYILEKPQRPPAFCMALRKHLRNGTITEVSQHEFERIVVIKTKTKEGDSKLVLELFADGNVILVDAQEVIQQALMFKRMRDRNILRREPFQQAPSSGKNPLHLKPSDLLKLTKFDGLEVVKALTKFLSIGGMYAEEILLRAQVDKNKRCESLKNSDFNKIFTALSEIVSQLETGKFKPCIVMDRRGKWIDVVPIPLRKYDELKCKKFRSFNEALDEYYAKTFVERKATAVSGNAEQEIARQQRILNGQQASLEKARQEAARVRIVGDKIYTHFHLLQTFLLRIMDEKRSGKTWQAIVSEVKDKKKKGKAPSVYFESLDTKRLVLNLSIEGLAFSLKLRDSVQKNAATYYNRAKKAEKKVKGAEKAMEETLSRIEELRQQKEVVVEEASKPIVKRRKKAWHEKFRWFYTSENLLVVGGKDAVTNEILIKKHTDSHDLVFHADIAGAPFVIIKTEGKAPSQQSISEAAQLAASHSRAWKAKFSAIDVYWVHPEQVSKTPPSGEYLQRGAFMIRGKKNYVRKTPVRLAMGVDVKATPPTVMGGPKEAVRSRTDTYVEIVPGELSSSKLANKIRQVLKKKVSKNLQEKVSKIPIEEIQAFIPFGKGRISNH